DNA sequence from the Mus caroli unplaced genomic scaffold, CAROLI_EIJ_v1.1 scaffold_13078_1, whole genome shotgun sequence genome:
CTAAAAAAGGAATCTGCTGTGTTTAAGTTAGTGTGTCAGACTAGGggattttgtgtctgtgtgtgtgctgtgggtgAGGTTGAAGTACCTCTGTTTTGTGGTGGTTTATCAAAACAGGGCCACATTGATGTGTCTCCTCTGGCTATGGGAGTTGTCTGGTATCCCCCTGGGGATTGATGAGGCCATCTGGGTTTGCAATGGACTGCCTACTCTCCTAACAATGAGAGGTTGTGACTCTAGAACTCAGTCCTTCCACATCTGTGTGCTTGCACACTGAACTTTTCGGTGCCAGGTTGGATACCAGTAGAGTGGCCTCACCCTAAAGACCCTGAGTGCTATCCTTCTCTGCACTTCTGAAACAGTTTAAATGCTGGCAGTTGTCAAAACAAAGTTTGGCACCTGTCTAATGGATGCCTGGTCATATGTGACTAGGTCTCCCTTTCAAGAGACTCTAGTACCCCAAGTCAGGCTacaacagctgagtcatcttatCACATCCCCAGCCTCATTTCCTCTCAGCCCACAGTTTGGGTTGAGTGCAGGATGGAGAGGGAGCAGACAAGGACAAAGGGGACCTTCAAGCTGGGCTGTGCCTCAACAAAGCTGGAAAGTGTTGAGGTTTGGGACCTTTCCAAGTCTTCATGCCACCCACTCTTCCTGCTCAATCTGTCAGGCCCCATTCTTAGGAAGTGTATCCATCGGGATGTGCACATTCTGGGCAGCttttgcttatttgcttgcttgcttgttggcttggttttttgagacaagatttgtctgcacagccctggctgttctagaactagctctgtagaccaggccgaccacagactcacagagatccacctgcctctgcctctcaagttttGGAATTaagggattgttttttttttttaagatgttgCATTCCTAGAGTCTACTCTGTGGTCAGAAGCAAAAAAAGCTCATTGGTGAAAGCAAATTAGCTGATTTCAGAACTTTTTGCAGGCAAGAGTAGAACACTTGCAGGTCCGTTGCAACACTCCAATGACCTCATCAGACACCAGGGGAAGTATCAGCCAGCTCCCATAGCCAGAGATTGCTTGGCTTAGTAATCAAGTTTATTTAATAACTGCTACCAAATTTTGCATCTCTGAACCTTTAAAGAGAAGCCcagaatgttttttgtttgttgtttgtttgtttgttttcttatgatttttttgtgATTAGAGGCTCTAGATCAGTAAATGAGGACTTATGTGTCAGTAACTGAGAATATAGAAATGAGTAAGCAAATATTCTTCTCTGGAAAGGATCTACCCAATGTAGAGACAGCAAGGTTAATGAACTCAAAGGAATGTTGAGAGCCCATTTATTCAGTTACACCAACCAGAAGTAAATCCAGATCTATCCCATCTATATTTTGGGTCCTTTATATCAGTGTAGTCTTCCCCAAGTGTTCCCAACTCCAGGTGTGAGCATGCCTGCAAGTCAGTGTCCCAAAGCTGCCTGCTTGCATCTTTCCTGGTTTCTAAGGGAGCCCTGTTCCTGCCACACAGAGGACCAGCCTTGCTGAGGGAGTCTGAAGATGCTCGAGTGCTGTATTCTTCCTCCTGCTACAGCAAGTCAGTTGATGCTCTAGTTCTTGTGCCCAGACTCACCTCAAACATCCCCAGGATGGttcccacacacagagagatgctttgcccctgcctccacctctactCCTCTAACAACctgtaggtcttttttttttccttctacttttgCTTTTAGAAATTAGAACAGCTTTAATCACATGCAAATATCAACACAATGATGAAGGAAAATCTAGAAATTGACAAAGAGCTAAAATAATGCGATCATGCCCTAGATATATGATAAatgtataataattttaaattgcatatatatatatatatatatatatgcatgtatgtctgtgtaccacacataTGCAATGCCTGGGGAGGCCAGACCACGGCATCACTACAGGTGGTTGggaactgccatgtgggtctgAGAACTGAGCCTGAGTAAGTGCCtgaaaccactgagctatctgtccAGCCCTGAAGATGTATATGTCAGAACATTTCTCATAGACTTCTTCACTACCCTGCTGTGTCCTGTCTGGGTATTCAAAGTCTGACTTGTCTACTGTTCGATCTTGGTGTTTCCTCATGAGCAGAGCAGACATGCATAAGTCCTTCTGTACATGGTACCCATAATGCTTAGATGTAGACAGCTGTTTTTACAACTGTGCTTTAAAGAACAGGAGGTTGAGTAGCCATATTTTGTTTCCTgcagatggatggagggaagaggAACACAGGAAGTACTCATTCttttccctaaaaaaaaaaaaaaaaaaatgtggtccaCCACGTGGTTACTATTTGACCCAGGCATGCTCAGGGGAAATGACTCATTGTATGTCCATGATTCATGTCCTTGGTTTACAAGTCTCTGCCAAAGTAGAGATGTTTACATAAGTTTTCCCTACCCTGTCACATGAGCACTATATATTACCAGCCTGTGAGGAGCCTCTAGCTTGACACCGCAGGACCCTGTCTCCAGGAGCACACAGCTAGACTCATCCCCAGTTGGAGGAAAGCTAGCCAGCTTTGGTAAGATTCTTCCCTGTGGGTTCTCaactctctgcttcttttcctctgtgctctTTCTAGCAATTCATCTATTTTAGTGAAACCAATTAACCCCCCTTTACACTTTCTGGACCCAAATTCtggcattaaaaagaaaaaaaagtgagagtcaaaatttaaaatgaaaacaggtTTCTTTGGTGTGGTTTGTATCTGGGAAGTAATTAATGGGATTTGAGCAAGGAGATGGAGATATAGGAGCATTTCTTAAATTGTGATTAAAAGCCCCCAGAGGCTTAGGAAGCCATTGGCAGAAGGGCATGTGATCTGCCGTGTTTCCTTCCATAACAAGCATGTGGCTTGGCAGGAATAATAAGAAAAACCCCAAGTCTGGTGATGGTGGCCcagacctttaatctcagcactggggtggcagaggcaggcagatctctgagttcaaggcaagcctggtctacagagtgagttccagtacatccaggactacacagagaaagcctgtctccaaaaagaaaaagaaaaccccactCCAGGAAGTGTTTTCAGCAGTACTTTctccttgcttctttcctttaaaaaacattatggatggtctttaaaaacaaagtggaACACAAACCAAGATCATAAGATGGTAGgttgagggaagaaaggaggaaagaggaggaggaagaccaggCATCAGGTGTTGCATCAGGCTGGACTATTGAGAGGATACACAGAGAATACACAAAGTAGCAAGAGTGTACCTAGGAAAAGGGTGTTTATCACATCGCACCCCTGCTGCAGGTAGTTTGCTACATGTCTAGGCTACAAAGCACTGCCAacccagagaagcagaggaggttGATTCCTGTGAGCTCTATTGGGTTAAGAATGGGTAAACTGAGTCTGCACAAGAGTTAGAACTATTCCACTGCAGAAACCCGAAAGACAGTCACTGTTGTGTATGTGACTAAGGTTCAGCACCTCTGGCCATGGCAGATTTACACCTGCACTCCCTAACAATACCACTCTCGCCTGTTTTCTCACAATTATACCTTGTCTGGCTTTGAGGGGAGTTTCAGAGTTAAATACACAGTGAGACAGTTTCAAGGGGGTGGACAGGAGACACTGGTGGTTGAGGTGTTCTGCTGGAAGTTGCTTCCTGGGTGTTTTAGAGAAACCATAATGAGAGACTGCATTGGGTGAATTGATAAAAATTAATGTGGAATTTCTGCAAATTAGAAACAAGTAACCCCTTTCCTGGCCACATAGGCCTGAGAGTTTCCAAAGCCTAAATAGCAAGTATCTTTTTAGGATGAAGACCCCCCTATGTAGTGTTCATGGTACAGAGCCTTGGCTTACACAGAGTTCCTCAGGGAAGATGTGTTTCAGTGAAACTGGACCAAGGTCACCCCATCACTTATATCTATCAGTTGCTACCTTCTACTATCAACTAAGGTTATATAAATTTGCCGCTGCAATTCCAGTGTTGCTAAATTTGGCTCCTGAAACCGGTAAAGAATCCATTAGCTTAGTAAGAACCATAGACTTTCAAAGCTGGAACCCCTCTCATTTATGGATGGTAAAGCATAGACCTAAAGAGTgaaaggaaggtaaaatattgaGATATTGAGAGTCTGCTGTGAAGCCAGCACTATGATTCAAGTAAAGAATACAGATCCCTCTCAGCTGTAGATTATAGAGCAGCAGGAAATATGGACAGGTAAATGGTTGTTTCCCTAAGATCACATGGTGTGCTTGGAAACAGCAACCATGAAACTCGATAGCTGGTAACTGTTTGCTTTATGATAGCATTAGCATTAGGATCCTCCACATTATGGCTTTTGCTTTGGTGTCCTAAATACCCAGAGCCTGGCAAGTTGAGGCACTCTGAGTGAGCCTCATAGTTCCCATTCCCCACAACCTTGGTTTTAAGTATAGGTTGGCATCTTCACAAGAGCCAACAGTCCTGCTATTGAATGGCAACATCCCTATCCACTGCTGCCACCTGCTGAGCATTTTGAGTATTACCAgctcttgttattttgtttgtttatgttggaGGTAGCCAGGCTAGTCCCTAAACCTGCCCCAGTTCTCCTTGACCActctgagattgcaggcatgcatgcagcaTCACACCCAGATCTTcctcattttaaaagagaaatcacaTCCAGGAAAGAGCATCCCAAGACAAACATAAAGAGCTCAGCAACTGGGTGTCATGCAGCCCGGCAGCTCTGGTGAAGCAGTCGCCACACGTAAATCCTGGTAACTCTTTAGGGGTGGCAGTGCCTTTTGCACTTGTGCACCATCTCTTCCCAATAAacgaaacacacacactcactcacatttGATTCTGTTACATGTCATAATCTTCTATGCTTTATGGATATTTGTTATTTATGTGCTGTAAAATGACTGAGAATTTGGTATTCTTTATAGCTTTATACTGAGTCTGTGGTTATCATGAAACAGAAATGGTGGGCTAGTGTCAGATTCTAATTAGAAGAACAGTTCACTTCCCACACCATCACCCATCTTATACATGCTCAGTAGAGCCTTAGACCCCCGACCTCCTAGAATCCAAGCTATACTGACCCTGAACTACTGAGCGGATTATAGGCTGAGGGCCAGGACCTCAACCTtctatacacatcacacacataaacacatacacacacacacacacacacactcgaacatacacatacacacaaacacgtaTGCACGTGTACAcccgcacatgcacatacatgcacacccccacatgcacatacatgcacatctgcacatgcacatacgtgcacatgctcatacacacaagGTAAAAGTAAAAGTGTTCAGACCTATGGATGagggaaacacaaaataaaattaatggttAACTTAATGCAGCTGAGAAACAAAATGCagggtaaaaacaaaaaacttaagaaaacttattttctctttaactAATATTTCCTTAGGCTGGCTGAAAGATGCAacattctttgtatttatttatttacagacaaggtctcctgtatcccaggctgtccttgaactggcTATAGAGcgcaagatgaccttgaacttccaattcTTCTGGCTCTACCTCCCTAGAACCACATAAACTAGGTGTGGTAGTTCTtaaggaagatcaagagtttggGCCTAGCccgggctacatagcaaaaccctgtctcaaaataaaacaaaaaaaaaatcaaaacataaaagttGATTTTTCCTGTTAAATGTGGGGGCACTCATGGTCATCTGATATGATTGGGTTCTGTGTGGAGGTGCAGGTTTCTCAGACGCCGTGTACCATGTGCCATGCTTTCTGGGACCTGAACCTCACCAATTATAATGCTGGCTGGTAGGGAGCCTCGTGTTTCTACCTCCAGAGCACCAGGAGTACAAGTGCTTGTCATGGAGTCCAACTTTTTACTTACTTGGCCATTTCCTCCTTGTAGTGaccttttttaagttttatttttattattttaagttaagTGTATGCGCGTGTGTCTGTGGGCAGGTATGTGTAAGAGAGttcctggtgtccacagaggccagagcattggatcccttggagccNGAGTTGCCAGTGGATGTGAGCAGCTTAGTGTGGGGGTGcagggactggaactcaggctcTCAGAAGAGTAATAtacacttttaactgctgagccatctctgcagccccaccaTGAGGAGGCTTTTATGTCTCAGGatgatctttttatatttttctccaaaGATCTAAGGATGTCTGACATCTCAGGAAGTGCAGACCCTGCACAAAGTGGATATCAGAGCGATAGTGTAAGGAGTAAGTAAGAAGCATAGGTTTACCAAAGAGAATGCGATAccacatcatgtctgcctgttaCACAGATCTGAGTGCACCCTTAGAAAACTGAATGTACCACAGACCCAGGACAGATTTGGAACTTGTATGCTATCTAGCAACTTTGTGTGAATTTTTATACAAGCactgttttattaattatataaaatagaaaaatagaaaaaatggtaaaaaaaaaaaaagaaagaaagaaagaaaaaaaagaaaaagaaattgctcAATATCTCCCAGTTCTCAAAATTTCAAACTTCctaagaaataacattttaaaagtccataagaaaagatccagcaataccacttctgggcatataccgagAAGATGCTCcatcttgtaataaggacacttaTAATGccccactgtgttcatagcagccttatttatagtagtcagaatccggaaagaacccagatgtccctcaacagaggaatgaatacagaaaacgtggtacatttatacaatgtagtactacttagctattaaaaacaatgaatttatgaaattcttagacaaatggagggatctggaggatatcatcttgagtgagataacccaatcacaaaagtacacataTGATTGGCACTCagtgataattggatattagcccagaaactcaaaatacccaagataaaatttgccaaacacatgaaactcaagaagaaggaagaccaaaatgtggatacttccatccttcttaaaagggggaacaaaatacccatcgaaggagttatagagacaaagttcagagcagagactgaaggaatgatcatctagagactgccccatctggagatccattccatatacaaccaccaaacccgaACTATTGCAGATggcaacaagattttgctgacagaagcctgatatagctgtctcttgagaggcctagttggtcatcaatgggaaaagaggcccgtggtcttgtgaaggttcaatgccccagtataggggaagtccaggggcaggaagtgggtgagttggggagcagggggaggtgggaggggataggggattttcagagaggaaactaggaaaagggataacatttgaaatgtaaataaagaaaatgtctaataaaaaataataatagtaaaaagtCTATAAGAAAGTCAAATTCCAGAAGAAGACACCTTGGCCCTATGGCTTATGATTGGCAGATGTGTGTGGCACAGGGTAAGCTGAGAACTCTGGGGAGGTGATGGTAGgaatcttctctcttcccctcttcagAAAGATCTTACAGGGAGTTTTAAGTCCCCTGCCTTCATAAAGagatctcagttttgttttgttttgtgttttgttttaccgCGCTGTAAGATCATTTGCCTATGCTAGCAGTATTACAAATGTAGGAgacactagaaaatattatctcaGATCATCCAAAGAGCCCCTGAGATAGACCTATCTGAAGATGAAGCTTGAGTTCTCCATTTTGCTCTGTAAGAGCCTCTTGTAGACCCACATCAGGTACCACACAATGTGTTCCATTCTTCCTATGAACTGCATAGCAACTCTGCCCTCTGGGAGAAGTAGACCTGCACCCTTCATCCCAAGGTGATCTTCTTTACAGCTTTCCTCATTGATGTGGAACTGAGTGACTGCCTGGAATCCCATCTCAGTAGCCTTAGGGCATGGGCTGTCCTGTGTTCTCAATCCCCACAAGTCATTCTTCATGACTCTCAGCTCCTGTGTTATCATCCATCTTGCCTCAGGAACACCCATGACTCCCCGATTGATACACATTTCTGTTTTgtgcatttctgtttttctttcttcttcctttaccactcccctccccctacacTCCCTCCCCcccgaaaacaaacaaacaaacaaacaaacaaacaaaaaacaaagaaaaaagtgtcTTTTACATTATCAAGCTAGGGTGGAACTCCAGGAttgaagcaatcctcctgtctctgtttcctaagTTACTGGGCCTTGCTGACATATACTGCACCTGCCCTTGGTATATATTAAAGGTCTTTGTGCCTTAGGATCTAGCACAGTTTCTGGGCCCAATAGGGACTTGGGTAATATTTGTTATCAAGTTAAGTAATAGgtgaattaaaaatataaataggttCTGTTATACTATGGATGATGTTGAACCTACGGTATAGAGGAATATATATGGCTGTGGCATTGAGTCAGTTAGGAAGGCCAAGGCCAAGATGGAATTAGGTAGCTGAAGACTCGGTTTTTTCATGTTCTTTCAGAGAGAAAAGTCTCTACCCACTTAGTCTCAGTTAGAATATAATATGGCCTGACCACTCCTGCTTTTTTGCCCTTGGCAGGAATCACTGTTGGAAGAGATGGCAATGAGCCCACGTCCTTTGTTGTTGGTCTTCATGCTGGGTCTGGTTGTGATTCCTCCAATTCTGGCTCAGAACGAAAGGTACATAAAATTCCTGACTCAGCACTATGATGCCAAGCCAAAGGGCCGGGATCACAGATACTGCGAAAGTATGATGAGGGAAAGAGAGCTAACCTCGCCTTGCAAAGATGTCAACACCTTTATCCATGACACCAAGAACAACATCAAGGCCATctgtgaaaagaaaggaagcccTTATGGAGAAAACTTCAGAATAAGCAATTCTCGCTTCCAGATCACCACTTGCAGGCACTCAGGAAGGTCTCCCAGGCCTCCATGCCGGTACCGAGCCTTTAAAGATTTCAGATCTATTGTTATTGCCTGTGTAGATGGCTGGCCTGTCCACTTCGATGAGTCTTTTATCAGTCCATAGAGAGCAGGGCCCTGGCACAGACctagctctgttttctttttatctccccTCACAGCCATGATCACTGGTTCAGCATTCACTGTCACGGGCCAGAAAATGAATTATCTGAAATATACTTCTCCTGGTTTATAATGTACAGAAATAAAGATATCTCAAAAACCACTAAGACTCAGTCTGGAAGATCACTAGTTCCCAGTAACTTtagcttttcctgttttctctccttgcTGTACCCCAGGGGAAAGGGGCTGGAACACAGAGAGATATTCTTCGTTACCTGCTAGTCAATGGGAAGGTAGATTTCATCTTTTTATGGTGCTGTGGATGCTAAATTGATTTTCAGACAGGACAGAGAATTTTCAAAGGAGCCAAGTTGTCTATTAGGTAATAGGTCACTAAAGAAGCCCTTTGGAAAGTTTAGGATCAAGAGCCAGCACACCAAGGGTATcccctgccttctactcctctacTGTTGCTGTCATCCTCAGCAACCTAATGCAccctcttaatttttttaaggacCTAAACTCTGGCCAAACCTGATTCATAGTTTCACAGAATAaaatttcaagaccagccttcaTGAAGCAGAGTTGGAGACTTTTATCAGTGATAATTCTGACATGGGTTGTCAACAAAAAGTTTGTAAACAAGGCATACCCAAATGTGGGTATGGGTTCCCCAACAGAGAATCATATATAATTGTCTTAATAGTGGTCATATGCACAATGCCACTCAAGCCACACATTAAAAGGTCATAAGCATATCCCTCCTTTTTTCTTACTCTTTGTCcaaaatattacttattttattttatgtgcattatctattattatatgtgttttgtctgcatgcatgtatgggcACTACATGTGTACCTGGGGCCCAGGGATGTCAGAAGAGgtgttgggttccctggaactagagttacagatggtcatggtGAATACTGGGgtccaaacctaggtcctctacaagaacagcaagtgttcctaagtgctgagccacctcatGACCCCTTTTTATCTTTTGATAGGTGGGATCATAGGGTGGCTCAGGGAGTGCCTTGGGTGGAATTATAATTTACAAAGGTAGAATCAAGGACCACCAGGGTTGTATAAGGGGTTTAGTACACATCTTTTTGCAAAGAAGGTTTCTTCCTCATTCTTGAAAAAAGCAGGCTTACTACTGGCAAGAGGTGAAGGCCTTAAACAGTTGTTCATTATGATGGAATATTTCCTTTCCAGATTGCCAAGTAAGGGGTTTCTTCCCCTTCTCATAGGTCATCAAATTTCCCTTTTTATCCATTGAGTGTCTCTCTCTGGTCTTAAGCAAGGAATAGTTCTCATGGGATACTCCCAAGTCATTCATTTGTCatagctattttatttaaaaattaaaacttgtctattttatgtaattctctCATTAATCTTTTAGTTTATCGAGTGCTATTTGACAACTGTGTGGTTTAAGAAGGTTATagtaagattattttctttccattctgcaTCCAGATTTGTTT
Encoded proteins:
- the LOC110288118 gene encoding angiogenin-4-like, yielding MAMSPRPLLLVFMLGLVVIPPILAQNERYIKFLTQHYDAKPKGRDHRYCESMMRERELTSPCKDVNTFIHDTKNNIKAICEKKGSPYGENFRISNSRFQITTCRHSGRSPRPPCRYRAFKDFRSIVIACVDGWPVHFDESFISP